In Acaryochloris marina S15, a single genomic region encodes these proteins:
- a CDS encoding glycosyltransferase, translating to MATWLIYALGGGWGHLNRAIALGRQAATHHQVRILTNSPYAHWVETQLPQIDFSPSVLQNLSLQILPLASVAETRHQVQAIVQAQNYDCLIVDTFPRGLGGELVDCFPLLSSIPKVLIHRDIDPAYVQAKQVGKFVAHYYDTLVIPGEGDDVPFAYFPQAVQTLPWLMLNAQALPSVSPTEQPTIVVVAAGNQEEMAFWGQLMARLLTNFPAVTCRCLAYTCPPHCPPHLWVQEWPGMPVLNQADVVIGGAGYNTVFECQALGKPLISFAWPRQYDRQQHRGQRWAKLVETPQVAIDTVKSLLQTPRDQRESQNYGNGIGDAISIIETQYSQR from the coding sequence ATGGCTACTTGGTTGATTTATGCCCTGGGTGGAGGTTGGGGCCATCTCAATCGGGCCATTGCCTTGGGGCGACAAGCAGCGACTCATCATCAAGTTCGCATCCTCACCAATTCTCCCTATGCCCATTGGGTTGAAACGCAACTCCCTCAAATAGACTTCAGCCCATCTGTTTTGCAGAATCTATCGCTACAGATTCTACCCCTTGCTTCTGTTGCAGAAACGCGACATCAGGTGCAAGCCATTGTCCAAGCCCAAAACTATGACTGCCTGATCGTCGATACTTTTCCCCGTGGCCTCGGTGGAGAGCTAGTCGATTGCTTCCCGCTCCTATCGTCCATTCCCAAAGTTCTTATTCATCGGGATATTGATCCAGCCTACGTTCAAGCCAAACAGGTGGGGAAATTTGTTGCGCACTACTACGACACTCTCGTCATTCCAGGTGAGGGAGACGATGTCCCGTTCGCTTATTTCCCCCAAGCGGTTCAGACCTTGCCTTGGTTAATGCTGAATGCCCAAGCGTTACCCTCTGTTTCGCCAACAGAGCAGCCCACTATTGTCGTCGTGGCAGCGGGTAATCAGGAAGAAATGGCCTTTTGGGGACAGTTGATGGCACGATTACTGACCAACTTTCCTGCAGTCACCTGTCGATGTCTGGCTTATACTTGTCCTCCCCATTGTCCACCACACCTTTGGGTTCAAGAGTGGCCGGGCATGCCCGTTTTAAACCAGGCAGATGTAGTTATCGGTGGGGCAGGCTACAATACCGTGTTTGAATGTCAAGCTCTGGGCAAACCCCTGATTTCCTTCGCCTGGCCGCGGCAATATGATCGACAACAGCACCGAGGCCAGCGGTGGGCAAAGTTGGTGGAGACGCCTCAAGTCGCAATAGATACGGTGAAAAGTTTATTGCAGACTCCTCGTGACCAGCGGGAGAGTCAGAACTATGGGAACGGTATTGGGGATGCGATCTCAATCATTGAAACCCAATATTCACAACGATAG
- a CDS encoding FHA domain-containing protein: protein MQIQLVWTDPNSGKIYKPQLQPPVALGRSFNLMPGTHASQAVSRIVLDADTVQAFHALLEIRQGSVWLCSQADSQINGVTVTEGVLTHGDRIQVGPFELTFTVVLDVIEEEEEIQDAVPAARVNQGKTPLAGLAQVAAELPGQTAKALGRSSGEWVCDRTIGFLFKRRCDRTTALGCPYCNNGQSKLDQDPYWLDYDLYPNFGSYRPGNWGYEYYRDRAYYCYNRESRNVDFTEADAASFEEESDTDYEMNFGAS from the coding sequence GTGCAAATTCAATTAGTATGGACTGATCCAAATTCCGGCAAGATTTACAAGCCTCAATTGCAGCCTCCTGTCGCTCTAGGACGCAGCTTTAATCTAATGCCTGGAACCCATGCAAGCCAGGCAGTCAGTCGGATTGTGCTTGATGCTGATACTGTCCAAGCATTTCACGCTTTGCTGGAAATCCGACAGGGTAGCGTTTGGTTGTGCAGTCAAGCAGACAGCCAAATTAACGGAGTGACGGTTACCGAAGGAGTGCTCACCCATGGTGATCGGATTCAGGTGGGACCATTTGAGCTCACTTTTACCGTTGTCTTAGACGTCATTGAAGAAGAGGAAGAGATTCAGGATGCAGTGCCTGCTGCCAGGGTGAACCAGGGTAAAACTCCATTAGCGGGTTTGGCACAAGTCGCTGCAGAACTCCCTGGACAGACTGCAAAAGCACTCGGCCGTTCTTCTGGGGAATGGGTTTGCGATCGCACCATCGGTTTCCTGTTCAAACGGCGATGCGATCGCACCACCGCACTAGGGTGTCCTTACTGTAACAACGGCCAAAGTAAGCTCGACCAAGACCCTTATTGGCTTGACTATGACCTCTATCCCAACTTTGGCTCCTATCGTCCCGGTAATTGGGGATATGAATACTATCGAGATCGCGCCTACTACTGCTACAACCGCGAATCGCGAAATGTCGATTTTACGGAAGCTGATGCGGCCAGTTTTGAAGAAGAATCGGATACGGATTATGAGATGAATTTTGGGGCCAGTTAA
- a CDS encoding glycosyltransferase family 4 protein: MPEFAYFCFDVVPAPKGAAIHIAAFTQALAQWHGPVQFVSVSPTPEIAPTIERWPGVIHTAFPAHGKTLIDRVITFRQQLEQWLVGQRFDVIHVRSMYEGFPIAQQKSKYCQTLILEVNGLPSIELKYRYPRVADDRELMHKLMAQEEICLEQADRVITVSTVNRDYLIQRGVSPDKIQVIANGVNLELFSYQAPQMDPESLRLLYFGTLSAWQGVDLAIEALGLYCRNFPATLTIVGPAKPKQVKSLTKLATKLGVDKRLHILKPLSQRDLCQQMHEADVILAPLKPNDRNCVQGCCPLKVLEGMASGTPVITSDLPVVQALGISDTHFLAVRPGSAKAIKDGLLRLRANPELGLRLSQAARLHIENHYTWQHSTQKLIDCYQRLDGACP, translated from the coding sequence ATGCCAGAGTTTGCTTATTTTTGCTTCGATGTAGTCCCTGCCCCCAAAGGAGCAGCGATTCATATTGCTGCTTTTACCCAAGCCCTAGCCCAATGGCATGGGCCTGTCCAATTCGTCAGTGTTTCACCCACTCCAGAGATAGCTCCCACCATAGAACGATGGCCGGGGGTCATTCATACTGCTTTCCCTGCCCATGGTAAGACATTGATTGACCGAGTGATCACGTTTCGGCAGCAGCTTGAGCAGTGGTTGGTCGGCCAACGATTTGATGTCATTCATGTGCGGTCGATGTATGAAGGATTCCCTATTGCCCAGCAAAAGTCAAAGTATTGTCAGACCCTGATTCTGGAAGTGAATGGCTTACCTTCTATTGAGTTGAAATATCGCTATCCACGGGTGGCTGATGATCGCGAACTGATGCATAAGCTGATGGCTCAAGAAGAGATTTGCCTAGAGCAAGCCGATCGAGTGATTACCGTTAGTACCGTCAATCGTGACTATTTAATTCAGCGCGGTGTCTCCCCAGACAAAATTCAGGTAATTGCCAACGGCGTCAATCTAGAACTCTTTTCCTATCAAGCCCCACAGATGGATCCTGAGAGCTTGCGTCTACTGTACTTTGGAACTTTATCTGCTTGGCAAGGGGTGGATTTGGCAATTGAAGCCTTAGGACTCTACTGTCGAAACTTTCCAGCTACTCTGACGATTGTGGGGCCAGCAAAGCCAAAGCAGGTAAAATCCCTGACTAAACTCGCCACTAAATTAGGCGTAGACAAGCGCCTGCACATTCTAAAACCGCTCTCCCAGCGAGATCTCTGTCAGCAGATGCATGAGGCAGATGTCATTCTTGCTCCTTTGAAACCCAACGATCGCAACTGTGTCCAAGGCTGTTGTCCGTTGAAAGTTCTAGAGGGGATGGCGTCTGGGACACCTGTAATTACGAGTGATCTCCCAGTTGTTCAAGCATTAGGGATATCTGATACCCATTTTCTGGCGGTTCGTCCCGGATCTGCCAAAGCTATCAAAGATGGATTGCTTCGACTCAGAGCCAATCCAGAACTAGGGTTGAGGCTGTCTCAGGCTGCGCGATTACACATTGAGAACCACTACACTTGGCAGCATTCCACCCAAAAACTCATTGATTGTTATCAACGTCTAGACGGAGCCTGTCCCTGA
- a CDS encoding TldD/PmbA family protein has protein sequence MSPTALLSRELPTLDYSATRDRFDDTWRSPLSTLLGLGRAAGADFVEFFLERVNYISCLAEEDAITSISPRLVAGAGVRVFLGKGDCYVSTNDMSFKGLKSALEKALSILGLNLPSPQAFVPEINLDLLRDYASTNGKEAWLANCSSMQEMGDILLTANAQLDKDAKHVQSRRATYFRDWQEVLVAASDGVFARDIRLTQSVGYSLLCAEGSDRASINKRVGATNNPNFLRSWQYAGDSAEVSESAGQMLHADYVESGNYPIIMANEFGGVIFHEACGHLLETTQIERQTSPFSDMKGQKIAHENLTAWDEGLSPNAFGSIDMDDEGMPVQRTLLIENGILKNFLSDRAGCIRTGHPRTGSGRRQSYTHAAASRMRNTYIAPGNFTNDDLFNSVEKGIYCKKMGGGSVGPTGEFNFGVDEAYLIENGKITKPLKGATLIGEAKEIMKRISMSSQDLGLAAGFCGSISGSIYVTVGQPHIKVDEITVGGR, from the coding sequence ATGTCTCCAACTGCGCTGCTTTCCCGAGAACTGCCGACCCTAGATTATTCTGCAACGCGCGATCGCTTTGACGATACCTGGCGATCGCCTTTGTCCACGCTATTGGGGTTAGGCCGAGCTGCTGGAGCCGACTTTGTGGAGTTTTTCCTAGAGCGGGTCAACTACATTAGTTGTCTCGCAGAAGAAGATGCCATCACTAGCATCTCTCCTCGACTGGTTGCGGGAGCGGGCGTACGCGTATTTTTGGGCAAGGGGGATTGCTACGTCAGCACCAATGATATGAGTTTTAAGGGCCTGAAATCGGCCTTAGAAAAAGCCCTCTCCATTTTGGGGTTAAACCTACCCAGTCCTCAGGCGTTTGTCCCTGAAATTAATTTAGATCTGCTGCGGGACTATGCCTCTACTAATGGCAAAGAGGCTTGGCTTGCCAACTGTAGCTCCATGCAGGAAATGGGCGATATTTTGCTGACTGCTAATGCCCAATTGGATAAAGATGCGAAGCATGTCCAATCTCGCCGAGCCACCTACTTCCGAGATTGGCAAGAGGTGCTAGTTGCCGCCAGTGATGGGGTGTTTGCTCGTGATATTCGTTTGACCCAATCTGTGGGCTATAGTTTGCTCTGTGCCGAAGGGAGTGACCGCGCTTCCATTAATAAGCGAGTCGGTGCCACCAATAATCCCAACTTTCTCCGTTCTTGGCAATATGCAGGAGATTCAGCAGAAGTTTCAGAATCTGCAGGCCAAATGCTTCATGCAGACTATGTGGAGTCTGGTAATTACCCGATCATTATGGCTAATGAGTTTGGCGGGGTGATCTTCCATGAAGCTTGTGGTCATTTGTTAGAGACAACCCAAATTGAGCGCCAGACGAGCCCTTTCTCGGATATGAAAGGTCAAAAAATCGCCCATGAGAACCTGACGGCCTGGGATGAAGGTTTATCTCCCAATGCCTTTGGTTCCATTGATATGGACGATGAAGGTATGCCAGTGCAGCGCACTCTACTGATTGAGAATGGCATCCTCAAAAACTTCCTATCTGACCGAGCGGGCTGTATCCGTACGGGCCACCCTCGCACTGGCAGTGGTCGTCGGCAGAGCTATACCCATGCTGCAGCGAGCCGCATGCGAAATACCTATATTGCCCCGGGTAATTTCACCAATGATGATTTATTTAACTCGGTAGAAAAGGGCATTTATTGCAAAAAGATGGGCGGCGGCAGCGTCGGTCCGACTGGAGAGTTTAACTTTGGTGTGGATGAAGCCTATCTGATTGAGAATGGCAAAATCACCAAGCCGCTCAAGGGCGCAACTTTGATTGGGGAAGCCAAGGAAATTATGAAGCGAATTTCCATGTCTTCCCAGGATTTGGGCTTAGCGGCAGGATTCTGCGGTTCCATTAGTGGCAGTATTTACGTCACGGTGGGACAACCCCATATCAAGGTGGATGAGATTACGGTGGGTGGTCGCTAA
- a CDS encoding GspE/PulE family protein: protein MENNSSKRELLVRNNFSPSNEKLIKSGYVDQARLREAIYESRRKGRSLLAILQKMTGKPLPPRLLRQIKRQQLFELKILYGLDCLDPELTQVDFDEIDRLIRTVIPLDYCRRYQILPLACNDDVDPPVVRLGMVNPDHLSAIDDVDYLLRSNGMTFQRVVLDLDTFQMLIAKFLDAQAKRQATIQENLPVEYGLEDDLDRLGGIEDLSTNDADINLDEALLDENAAPVISLVNKILAKALQNDISDIHIEPQEDNLRVRFRKDGLLHNAFAPLPRRIAPALVSRFKIIANLDIAERRLPQDGRILRLFQGRKVDFRVSTLPSRYGEKVVLRILDNSAMQLGLNNLIDDEASLEIVREMVARPFGLILVTGPTGSGKTTTLYSALTERNTPEVNISTVEDPIEYTLQGITQVQVLREKGMDFASILRAFLRQDPDVLLVGETRDKETAKTAIEAALTGHLVLTTLHTNDAASAIVRLAEMDVEPFMVSASLLGVVAQRLVRRLCPDCRIPYRPSPEKLAQFGLMASAKTEVTFYKANTSTSDDILATANTEDACPTCAGIGYSGRCGVYEVMQVTEKLKGLITEGAPTEHIKEVAVEEGMQTLLAYSLNLVEKGATSLEEVERVTFSDSGLKTELKAKRKTALNCLVCNAGLLPEWLDCPYCLTPRFAEHNPANQL, encoded by the coding sequence ATGGAGAATAACTCATCCAAGCGGGAACTGCTCGTTAGAAACAATTTTTCTCCTTCAAACGAAAAATTAATCAAGAGTGGCTATGTAGATCAAGCACGCTTGCGAGAAGCGATTTATGAAAGTCGGCGAAAGGGACGCTCGCTACTAGCGATTCTCCAGAAGATGACGGGGAAACCTTTGCCTCCCCGGCTTCTCCGTCAGATTAAGCGTCAGCAGCTATTTGAACTCAAAATTCTCTATGGGCTGGATTGCCTCGATCCTGAGCTCACCCAGGTTGACTTTGACGAAATTGATCGACTGATTCGCACGGTCATCCCCCTCGACTATTGTCGTCGCTATCAGATTTTGCCCCTAGCCTGCAATGATGATGTCGATCCACCTGTTGTCCGGCTGGGGATGGTCAACCCAGATCACCTCAGTGCCATTGATGATGTTGACTATTTGCTGCGCTCCAATGGAATGACCTTTCAGCGGGTTGTTCTGGATTTGGATACCTTTCAAATGCTGATTGCCAAATTCTTAGACGCTCAAGCCAAACGTCAGGCAACCATCCAAGAAAATCTGCCCGTCGAATACGGACTGGAAGATGATCTAGATCGCCTAGGAGGAATTGAAGATCTATCTACCAATGATGCAGATATCAATCTCGATGAGGCCCTTCTAGATGAGAATGCGGCACCCGTCATTTCTTTGGTCAATAAGATATTGGCAAAAGCGTTGCAAAACGACATTTCTGATATTCATATTGAGCCGCAAGAAGACAATTTGCGCGTTCGCTTTCGTAAAGACGGCCTACTGCACAATGCTTTTGCACCCCTACCACGTCGCATTGCTCCCGCGTTAGTCTCTCGTTTCAAGATCATCGCTAACCTAGATATTGCGGAACGGCGTTTACCCCAAGATGGCCGGATTCTTCGGTTATTTCAAGGCCGCAAAGTTGACTTTCGAGTCAGCACCTTACCCAGCCGCTATGGCGAGAAGGTGGTTTTGCGGATTTTAGACAACTCTGCCATGCAGTTGGGTCTCAACAACCTAATTGACGATGAAGCCAGCCTTGAGATTGTACGGGAAATGGTAGCTCGCCCGTTTGGGTTGATTTTGGTTACAGGCCCCACCGGTTCTGGTAAAACGACGACTCTATATTCAGCCTTGACTGAGCGTAATACGCCTGAGGTGAATATCAGTACCGTTGAAGATCCCATTGAATATACCCTGCAGGGAATTACCCAAGTTCAAGTCCTGCGGGAAAAAGGCATGGACTTCGCATCCATTCTGCGGGCCTTTCTGCGACAAGACCCGGATGTCCTACTTGTGGGTGAGACTCGGGACAAGGAAACTGCAAAAACGGCGATTGAGGCAGCGTTAACTGGTCACTTGGTGTTAACGACCTTGCACACCAACGATGCAGCCAGCGCCATTGTGCGTTTGGCAGAGATGGATGTGGAACCGTTTATGGTCTCGGCGTCCTTATTGGGTGTGGTTGCCCAGCGACTGGTTCGTCGCCTTTGTCCAGACTGTCGGATTCCCTATCGTCCTTCCCCAGAAAAGCTGGCTCAGTTCGGGTTAATGGCTTCCGCCAAAACGGAGGTCACCTTTTACAAAGCAAATACCTCCACGTCAGACGATATTTTGGCAACGGCAAACACCGAAGACGCTTGCCCCACCTGTGCTGGCATTGGTTACTCCGGGCGATGCGGGGTCTATGAAGTCATGCAGGTAACTGAAAAGTTAAAGGGACTAATTACCGAAGGAGCCCCGACAGAGCACATCAAAGAAGTAGCTGTCGAAGAAGGGATGCAAACCTTGCTAGCCTACAGCCTGAATCTGGTTGAAAAAGGCGCAACGTCCCTAGAAGAGGTAGAACGAGTCACCTTCTCCGATAGTGGATTGAAAACAGAGCTAAAAGCGAAGCGCAAGACCGCACTGAACTGTCTGGTTTGCAATGCAGGGCTCTTACCGGAGTGGTTGGACTGTCCTTACTGCCTGACGCCCAGATTTGCAGAGCATAATCCTGCCAATCAACTCTAA
- a CDS encoding glycosyltransferase family 4 protein, which produces MSLPHLLFLTERFPPDIGGVSRSAGRIVASLQSLGITVDVVTWSRYLQPGEVSAEQMGLGKVYRLGLYRHWDATMPHTLNILEGLHQASPFQAVWGHYLFPAGFLGVWFGRQHQIPTIVSARGNDIDRELFPPGDFARLQWTLTHASTLTAVSQDMAHKMQLVCDGLRPACGNRTNITVLPNTLDCEVFHPLPGGELKDLRHTLGIADQEIVLGFSGELREKKGQRFLLQALTQIRAQRPACLLIIGELRSAAQSLLQTFAIDHPDHAARVIVTGQISEPERIVQHLNLCDVYLQPSLWEGMPNALLEAMACERCCIASDAGGIPEVIESGQTGWLLPRSQLHRLDDAILDCLSLSAEERQQMGQRARQFVQTRHALIQERTQLEQLMRAL; this is translated from the coding sequence ATGAGCTTGCCCCATTTGCTATTCCTAACTGAACGTTTCCCCCCAGATATAGGAGGTGTATCCCGCAGTGCAGGACGGATTGTTGCATCTCTGCAAAGCTTAGGCATCACCGTAGATGTGGTGACCTGGAGTCGTTATCTCCAGCCGGGTGAGGTGAGTGCAGAGCAGATGGGTTTGGGCAAGGTCTATCGGCTGGGGTTATATCGCCATTGGGATGCCACGATGCCCCATACTCTCAATATTTTGGAGGGTCTGCACCAGGCTTCCCCGTTTCAGGCCGTATGGGGACATTATTTATTCCCTGCCGGTTTTTTAGGGGTGTGGTTTGGCCGACAACATCAAATACCAACGATTGTCAGTGCGCGGGGGAATGACATTGATCGAGAATTGTTTCCTCCCGGAGACTTTGCTCGCTTGCAGTGGACGCTCACCCATGCCTCGACTCTCACCGCAGTCAGCCAAGATATGGCCCACAAGATGCAGCTGGTTTGCGATGGCCTGCGACCGGCCTGCGGCAATCGCACTAACATAACCGTTCTTCCCAACACCCTCGATTGCGAGGTTTTTCATCCCCTGCCCGGTGGCGAACTGAAAGACCTGCGCCACACCTTAGGCATTGCCGACCAGGAAATCGTTTTGGGTTTTTCGGGAGAGCTGAGAGAAAAGAAAGGTCAGCGATTTTTATTGCAGGCGCTCACTCAGATTCGAGCACAGCGTCCAGCCTGTCTATTGATTATTGGCGAGCTGCGTTCTGCTGCCCAGTCGTTGCTACAAACTTTTGCCATCGATCATCCCGATCATGCAGCTCGGGTGATTGTCACAGGCCAGATATCAGAACCTGAGCGAATCGTTCAGCACTTGAATCTCTGTGATGTCTATCTACAGCCCTCTTTATGGGAAGGAATGCCCAATGCTTTACTAGAAGCAATGGCTTGTGAACGCTGCTGCATTGCTAGCGATGCGGGCGGCATCCCAGAGGTAATTGAGTCAGGGCAAACGGGATGGTTGTTGCCGCGATCTCAGCTGCATCGTTTGGACGATGCTATTTTGGACTGTTTGTCATTATCTGCAGAAGAGCGTCAGCAGATGGGACAACGAGCCCGTCAGTTTGTCCAAACGCGCCATGCCTTGATACAAGAAAGAACGCAGTTAGAACAATTGATGCGAGCGCTCTAA
- a CDS encoding TldD/PmbA family protein — protein sequence MSDVATIAAIAKEKAQSLGIQKFDVCGSTVDEASVQVDQGEPKQVKASKRSSVMVRVWNEANTVGVTTTSEVDELGLELALKTAQEASAFGAKEHVPDFSPEATSDLEAPQSKLVPQAEIATLIDNLVQTEAKLMAAHDAIAGVPYNGLAQRDAQRFYLNSEGAMRQEARSSSSIYLYSKTEQEGRRPRSAGAYRVSQGLKQLDIKGCLQETAEKTISHLNYQPITSGKYRVVLSAEAFLSLLGAFSNLFNAQSVLDNRSLSTVESLGTEIASSLLSVADDALHADNVGKTTFDDEGTPTRRIPIIDQGVLTNFLHSSGTAKRLDAQPTGHANLGAKVSVGPHFYHVFSTSTPEQTYSLETAENVVFIDDVQALHAGVKALQGSFSLPFDGWLVTNGKRVSVESATVAGDFRELLKSIIYIESEAELTPGGICPRIWVDELSITGE from the coding sequence GTGTCTGATGTTGCTACCATCGCTGCGATCGCAAAAGAAAAAGCCCAATCCCTAGGCATCCAAAAATTTGATGTCTGTGGGTCTACGGTGGATGAAGCCAGCGTTCAAGTTGACCAAGGCGAACCCAAACAGGTCAAAGCCTCCAAGCGTTCTAGCGTCATGGTTCGAGTTTGGAATGAAGCCAATACCGTGGGGGTCACCACCACAAGCGAAGTCGATGAACTGGGACTAGAATTGGCGCTCAAAACAGCCCAAGAAGCCAGTGCCTTTGGTGCGAAAGAGCATGTGCCTGATTTCAGCCCAGAAGCGACTTCAGACCTAGAGGCACCTCAATCTAAACTGGTGCCCCAAGCGGAAATCGCTACTCTGATTGATAACCTAGTGCAGACGGAAGCTAAGTTGATGGCAGCCCATGATGCGATCGCAGGTGTTCCTTACAATGGCTTAGCCCAGCGAGATGCCCAACGGTTCTACCTCAACAGTGAGGGTGCCATGCGGCAAGAGGCCCGTTCTTCCAGTTCGATTTATCTCTATAGCAAAACTGAACAGGAAGGCAGACGTCCCCGTAGCGCGGGTGCTTACCGGGTGAGTCAAGGCCTCAAGCAGCTCGACATTAAAGGTTGTCTGCAAGAAACCGCAGAAAAGACTATCAGTCACCTCAACTATCAGCCGATTACCTCTGGGAAATATCGCGTTGTCTTATCTGCTGAAGCTTTTCTCAGTTTGCTGGGTGCTTTCTCTAACCTGTTCAATGCTCAAAGCGTGCTCGACAATCGCAGCCTATCCACGGTTGAATCCTTAGGCACAGAAATTGCATCATCCCTGCTCTCCGTTGCCGATGATGCCCTCCACGCTGACAACGTGGGTAAAACCACCTTTGATGATGAAGGAACCCCCACCCGACGAATTCCCATTATCGATCAAGGGGTGCTCACGAATTTCCTCCATAGTTCAGGCACGGCTAAACGTCTCGATGCTCAGCCCACGGGTCATGCCAATCTAGGGGCAAAGGTCTCTGTGGGACCTCATTTCTACCATGTGTTTTCTACCAGTACACCTGAGCAAACCTACAGCTTAGAAACCGCCGAAAATGTAGTCTTTATTGATGATGTTCAAGCCCTTCATGCTGGGGTAAAAGCGCTTCAAGGCTCTTTCTCTCTGCCTTTTGATGGCTGGCTGGTTACCAATGGGAAGCGGGTCAGTGTTGAATCTGCCACTGTTGCCGGAGACTTCCGAGAACTGCTCAAATCGATTATCTATATCGAATCTGAGGCAGAACTCACACCTGGTGG
- a CDS encoding 50S ribosomal protein L25/general stress protein Ctc, translating to MDFTIECEPRKSGINPRQLRREGQIPVVLYGHKKAESVSLSLSAVLAEKMLTAVEVNNTLVKVNVPELSLNCLSLLRDVQTHPWKGNLYHLSFFAISGQDSVTITAPLHFNGEPVGVKNENGSLDTVLTSLELQCDPKSIPEFIEVDISALKVGDAIHVKDLSLPKGVVSSGEENRIVVSILPPAGPSSSDEETSAADEPTTADE from the coding sequence ATGGATTTCACAATTGAGTGTGAACCGCGAAAGAGTGGTATAAACCCCAGGCAGCTACGCAGGGAAGGGCAAATTCCCGTGGTTCTCTATGGTCACAAAAAAGCGGAATCAGTCTCCTTGAGTCTGTCAGCTGTGCTGGCAGAAAAAATGTTGACTGCAGTGGAGGTCAATAATACCTTAGTCAAGGTCAACGTTCCTGAGCTCTCTCTCAACTGCCTCTCTCTTCTTCGTGATGTTCAAACTCATCCGTGGAAAGGAAATCTCTACCATCTAAGCTTTTTTGCCATTTCGGGACAAGATAGTGTAACGATTACAGCCCCATTGCATTTCAATGGCGAGCCTGTTGGTGTTAAGAACGAAAATGGCTCATTGGATACAGTGCTCACTTCATTAGAGTTGCAATGTGATCCAAAGAGCATTCCCGAATTTATTGAAGTGGATATTAGTGCGCTGAAGGTGGGAGATGCAATTCATGTCAAGGATCTAAGTTTGCCTAAAGGCGTCGTTTCCAGTGGGGAAGAAAATCGCATTGTGGTGTCTATCTTGCCCCCTGCTGGTCCTTCTAGTTCCGATGAAGAGACAAGTGCTGCAGACGAACCTACCACTGCAGACGAGTAA